GAGGTCCAGCAGGCGCTGGGCGTTGTGGAAGAAGTACAGGCCGAAGTCGACCAGCGCGCCCGGGACCGCGCGGCCGTCGACCTGGAGGTGACGCTCGTCGAGGTGCCAGCCGCGCGGGCGCATGACGACCGTCGCCAGCTCCTCGTCCGGGCGCAGGGCGTACGACTTGCCGGTGCGCTCGTCGGTGAAGTCGATGGTGCGGGTGTAGGCGGCGGTCAGGTTGAGCTGGCCGAGGACCACGTTCTCCCAGGTCGGAGCGGAGGCGTCCTCGAAGTCGGCGAGCCAGACCCGCGCACCCGAGTTGAGCGCGTTGATGGTCATCTTGCGGTCGGTCGGGCCGGTGATCTCGACCCGGCGGTCCTGCAGCGCGGCCGGGGCCGGGGCCACCTTCCAGGAGTCGTCCGCGCGGACGGCGGCGGTCTCCGGGAGGAAGTCGAGCGTGGAGGTGCGGGCGATCTCGGCGCGGCGCTCCGCACGGCGGGTGAGGAGCTCGTCACGCCGGGGCGTGAACCTCCGGTGCAGCTCGGCCACGAAGGCGAGCGCCGCATCGGTGAGGACCTCCTCCTGCCGGGGCAGAGGCTCGGCGTCGACGATGGCCAGCGTGGACGGCGCTGGTGCGGACATGAGCTGTCACTTCCTTCAGCGGTGGCACCGGGTGCCAGAGGGCGCGTACGGGGCATTGCGCACTCGCAGTGGGGGTCCCCCCGGTCGAGCGCAGCCGAGAGTGGGGAGGACGAGTGCTTCTGGTCAGTGGATAGTAGTTTCCTCATCGTGGAACTTCAAGGAGTGTTGATGTCGAGATTCTCTGAGTCGAGGGAAGGTGGCGCCCAGTGCCACGCCACTCACTCGAGGTGGTGCAGGTCGGCCGCGGTGTCGATGTCGTAGGGCAGCGCCACGTCCCCGCACTCCACGAGCGCGATCTCCGCCTCGTGTTCCCTCAGATAGGCGCGTGCCCCCCGGTCCCCGGTCGCAGTCGCCGAGACGCCCGCCCAGTGGGCGGCGCCGAGCAGGACGGGATGCCCGCGCACGCCCGCGTACGCCGCCGAGGCGAGCGACGTCTCGTCCCGGTACCCGGCGCGCACCCGTGCCATCGCCCGCGCGCCGATGCCGGGCTGGTCCACCAGCGACACCAGCGCGGCCCGCGCTCCGGTGCCGGCCAGTGAGCCGAGCCCGGCGCACAGCGACGAGCCCATGCCCTCTTCCCAGGCGGGGTTGTCCACCAGTACGCATCCGTCGAGCGCCGCCCGCGCCCGCACCTCCTCGGCGCGCGCCCCCAGGACGACGTGCACGCGGGTGCAGCCTGCCGCGCGCAACGCGGCGATCGCATGTTCGACGAGCGGGTGTCCGTGGTGTTCGAGCAGGGCCTTGGGCCGTCCGCCGAGCCGCCGCCCGCCGCCGGCGGCCAGCAGCACCCCGGCCACCTGGTCTTCGTTGTCCGTCATGCGTCCTGCATACCCGACCGCCCGTCGAACGCCCCGGCGCGCGGCGGGCTTATCAGAGGACTGAATTTCGGTCCGCCCGGTGGCGCGTCCGGCGCCAGGTGGCGTTTACTGGCCCGCGTCCCCGGCGCCCGACCAGCGACCTGGGGCGCTCGGCACGTTCACCAGGCAGGGGCGCACGACGGCGTGCGAGGGGGAGGGGCTGTGTTGCGGAGCTTGGGGCAGGGGCAGGTGACGGTCGGCGACGAGGACGTCAGGGTGACGGCGCTGCGGACCGCGGTGTCCCGGTTGCGCCGTCAACTCGCGTTGCTGCGCGCGGACTTCCCGGACCGGGCCGTGGCCGAGGACGAACTGGCGGACCTGGCCGCGATGACGGCGCACGGGGTCCCCGAGGTGTCCCGGCTGCACCGCTCCCTGCTGCTGATAGTCGGGGCGATCGGCTCCGTCAGCGCCTTGTCGCGAGGCCTGACGGAGGTCCGTCAGGCCGTCGAGCTCTTCGGCGACCCCCCGCGTCGGTGAGCCACGGGCCGACGCGTTCGCCGGCCACCCCGCGCGGCGGTGCCCCGCGGGCCGGCGTGCCCGCCTGTCGGGCGTCGGCTCGGGGCGGCCCGGAGCGGGCGTGAGCGGTGCGTCTCGCCGCGCCGGTGGCGGCAGCCGTCGTGCGGGGCGGTGACGACCGGAAGCCCTCCGTGCGAGCGGTGGCCGCTCAGGCGGCCGGGGTGCCGTTCGAGGCCAGCAGGGCCTCCGACAGTTCGGCCGCGACCTGCTGGAGCAGCGGCACCATCCGGTCGGTGGCGGCCTCCGTGACCCGGCCGGCCGGGCCGGAGATGGAGATGGCGGCCGCGGTGGGGGAGTTCGGCACCGAGACGGCCAGGCAGCGGACGCCGATCTCCTGCTCGTTGTCGTCGATCGCGTAGCCCTGGCGCCGCACGTCCGCCAGCGCCGCGATGAAACCGTCCGGTGTGGTGATGGTCTTCTCGGTCGCGGCCGGCATGCCGGTCCGGCCCAGCAGCGCCCGCACCTCGTCCGCCGGGAAGTCCGCGAGCAGCGCCTTGCCCACTCCGGTGGAGTGCGGCAGCACGCGCCGGCCGACCTCCGTGAACATGCGCATCGAGTGCTTGGACGGCACCTGGGCGACGTACACGATCTCGTCCCCGTCCAGCAGTGCCATGTTCGCCGTCTCACCGGTCTCCTCGACCAGCCGGGCCAGGTGCGGGCGGGCCCAGGTGCCGAGCAGCCGGGAGGCGGACTCGCCGAGCCGGATCAGACGGGGGCCCAGCGCGTACCGGCGGTTGGGCTGCTGGCGTACGTACCCGCAGGCCACGAGCGTGCGCATCAGGCGGTGGATGGTGGGCAGCGGCAGTCCGCTGCTCGCGGAGAGCTCGCTCAGGCCGACCTCGCCGCCCGCGTCCGCCATCCGTTCGAGCAGGTCGAAGGCGCGCTCCAGGGACTGGACGCCGCCTGTGGCGGACCTGGCGGAGTCGGTGGTGCTGGCGCTGGACGTCGGCACGGCACGTTCCTTTCGGGGCTGGCGGGAGGAAAGAAGCGTACCCGGCGGCCGGTTGACTACCGGCTTGTACGTAGCTACGTTCTGCTTGCTGGAATTCTAATTCCGCTTTGTGGAAACGTCCAGGGCTCGGTCGTGGTCACGCCTACACAAAGGGTGCCTCTTGACGGGGCGGAACCGGGAATGAAGACTCCTTCAACAGAACGTTGAAATCGTCGGCGGAGATCGGCGGAGAGAGGGGTTCGGGTGTCCGAGGCTGAACTGGTGCTGCGCTCGACGCGCGTCGTCACTCCCGAGGGGACACGCGCCGCGTCCATCGCGGTGACCGGGGAGAAGATCACGGCCGTCCTGCCGTACGACGCCCCCGTCCCGGCGGGCGCCCGGCTGGAGGACGTCGGCGACCACGTCGTCCTGCCCGGCCTGGTCGACACCCACGTGCACGTGAACGACCCCGGCCGCACCGAGTGGGAGGGCTTCTGGACCGCCACCCGCGCCGCGGCGGCCGGTGGCATCACCACCCTCGTCGACATGCCGCTCAACTCCATCCCGCCGACCACCACGGTGGAGAACCTGCGCACCAAGCGCGAGGTCGCCGCCGACAAGGCGCACATCGACGTCGGCTTCTGGGGCGGCGCCCTGCCCGACAACGTCAAGGACCTGCGCCCGCTGCACGAGTCCGGCGTCTTCGGCTTCAAGGCCTTCCTGTCCCCGTCGGGCGTGGACGAGTTCCCGCACCTGGACCAGGAGCAACTGGCCCGGTCCCTGGCGGAGATCGCCGCTTTCGACGGCCTGCTGATCGTGCACGCCGAGGACCCGCACCACCTGGCCGCGGCCCCGCAGCAGGGCGGCCCCAAGTACTCCCACTTCCTCGCCAGCCGCCCGCGCGACGCCGAGGACACCGCGATCGCCGGCCTCCTCGCCCAGGCGAAACGGCTCGGCGCGCGCGTGCACGTGCTCCACCTGTCCTCCAGCGACGCCCTGCCGCTGATCGCCGAGGCCCGCGCCGAGGGCGTGCGGGTGACGGTCGAGACCTGCCCGCACTACCTCACCCTCACCGCCGAGGAAGTGCCCGACGGCGCCAGCGAGTTCAAGTGCTGCCCGCCGATCCGCGAGGCCGCCAACCAGGACCTGCTGTGGCAGGCGCTGGTGGACGGCACCATCGACTGCGTGGTCACCGACCACTCGCCGTCCACGGCCGACCTCAAGACCGACGACTTCGCCACCGCCTGGGGCGGCATCGCCGGCCTCCAGCTCAGCCTGCCGGCCATGTGGACCAAGGCCCGTGAGCGCGGCCTCGGTCTGGAGGACATCGTGCGCTGGATGTCCGCGAACACCGCAAGCCAGGTGGGGCTCGACGGGCGCAAGGGCGCCATAGCCGCCGGCCACGACGCCGACTTCGCCGTCCTCGCCCCCGACGAGACCTTCACCGTCGACCCGGCCGCCCTCCAGCACCGCAACCGCGTCACCGCGTACGCGGGCAAGACCCTGTACGGCGTCGTGAAGTCCACCTGGCTGCGCGGACGGCGCGTCGTGGCGGACGGCGCGTTCACCGAGCCGAAGGGACAGCTCCTCGACCGGGCCTGACGCGTCCGGACCCCTTGAACCACACACACCACGAACGACCCCGAAAGGAACACCTGATCACCGTGACGGCCCAGCAGAACCCCTCGTTGGCCAGCTTCACCGGAGACGCGAACCCCTACGGAGGCGGCGACCCGTACGCGGACTACCGCACCGCCGACCTCCCCTTCACCCAGTACGCCAACCTTGCCGACCGGCAGCTCGGCGCGGGTGTCGTCGCCGCCAACGACGAGTTCTTCGCCCAGCGCGAGAACCTGCTGGTGCCGGAGCCCGCCGAGTTCGACCCCGAGCACTTCGGGCACAAGGGCAAGGTCATGGACGGCTGGGAGACCCGTCGGCGCCGCGGCGCGTCGGCCGAGCACCCCTGGCCCACCGAGGACGACCACGACTGGGCGCTCATCCGCCTCGGCGCCCCCGGCGTGATCCGCGGCATCGTCGTCGACACGGCCCACTTCCGCGGCAACTACCCGCAGGCCGTCTCCGTCGAGGGCACCTCGGTCGCGGGCTCCCCGTCGCCCGAGGAACTGCTCGCGGACGACGTCAAGTGGACGACCCTGGTCCCGCGCACGGCGGTCGGCGGCCACGCGGCCAACGGCTTCGCCGTCCTGGCCGAGCAGCGCTTCACCCACCTGCGCCTCAAGCAGCACCCGGACGGTGGTATCGCCCGCCTGCGGGTGTACGGCGAGGTCGTCCCCGACCCCGCGTGGCTCACGGCCCTCGGCACCTTCGACGTGGTGGCGCTGGAGAACGGCGGCCAGGTCGAGGACGCCTCCAACCTCTTCTACTCGCCGGCCACCAACACCATCCAGCCGGGCCGCTCCCGCAAGATGGACGACGGCTGGGAGACCCGCCGCCGACGGGACCAGGGCAACGACTGGATCCGCTACCGGCTGGTGGACCGCTCGCAGATCCGCGCGGTCGAGATCGACACGGCCTACCTGAAGGGCAACTCGGCCGGCTGGGCGTCGGTGTCCGTGAAGGACGGTGAGGACGGCGAGTGGCGCGAGATCCTGCCGCGCACCCGGATGCAGCCCGACACCAACCACCGCTTCGTGCTGCCGGAGACGGCCGTCGGCACCCACGCGCGCGTGGACATCTTCCCCGACGGCGGCATCTCCCGCCTGCGCCTGTTCGGTTCCCTGACCGAGGACGGCGCGGCCCACCTCGCCGCCCGCCACCAGGAGCTCGGCGGCTGACCCACCCCGACCCGTGGGGCGCGCCCGGCCTGGACAGCACCGGCGCGCCCCACGCGCATCCCCCCGTCGGTGTCAGGCCGCGTGGCCGCCGTCCACCGAGAACTCCGCCCCGGTGACGTACCCGGCCGTCGCCAGGTGGGCGACGGTCGACGCCACCTCCTCGGCCGTGCCGAAGCGGCCCAGCGCGGTCAGCGCCGCCTGCCCCTCGGCGTACGGTCCGCCGGCCGGGTTCATGTCGGTGTCGATCGGCCCGGGGTGGACGATGTTCGCGGTGATGCCCCGCCCGCCCAGCTCCCGGGCCAGGGCCTTGGTCAGCCCGATGAGCGCCGACTTGCTCATCGCGTACAGCGTCCCGCCGGGACCCGGCACGCGCTGCGCCATGCAGCTGCCGACGGTGATGATCCGCCCGCCCGCGGTCATCCGGGCGGCCGCGGCCTGAGCGGTGAGGAAGACGCCCCGGACGTTGACGGCCAGCACCCGGTCCAGGTCGCCCACCGAGAAGCCCTCGACGGGGCCGAGCAGCCCGACACCCGCGTTGTTGACCAGCACGTCGAGCCCGCCCAGGGCGTCCGCGGCCCGCTCCACCGCCCCCGCGGCCTCGTCCGCGTCACCGGCGTCCGCCCGCAGGGCCACCGCCCGGCGCCCCAGCGCCTCCACGGCCCGTACGACGTCCTCGGCCGCCTCCTTGCCGTTCACATAGGTGAGGGCCACGTCCGCGCCCTCCCGGGCCAGCCGCAGCACGGTCGCCGCGCCGATGCCGCGGCTGCCGCCCGTCACGAGGGCCGTCCGGCCGGTCAGCGGCGGGAGCGTGGGATGAGTGAGTGTGTTCGTGTTCATGCCTCCATCCCAGCGGACCGGGACGGCTCGTACCGGCGGTGAACGGACGTCGTCCTCGCGCGGACGACGCGCCGAACTCGCCGAAAGTACATACGACTTACCGGCAACCTCCACGGTCTTGTCATTGACATGCCACTGTCTACGCGCGTCATCATGACGTCATGCGATTCCCCCCACGCGCCGCCCGGCTCGGCGCGGCAGCCGCAGTCCTGTCCGCCCTCCTCGTGGGCGGCACCGTCTCGGCGACCACCGCGGGAGCCGCCCCCGCCGCGGTCGGCGACATCTGCCTCAGCGACCTGCCCTCGCAGGCGCACGACACCCTCGACCTGATCGAACAGGGCGGCCCCTACCCCTTCGAACAGGACGGGACCGTCTTCCAGAACCGGGAGGGCATCCTGCCCGACCGGTCCACCGGCTACTACCACGAGTACACGGTGATCACCCCCGGCTCCGACACCCGGGGCGCCCGCCGGATCGTCACCGGTGAGCAGACCCGGGAGGACTACTACACGGCCGACCACTACGCCTCGTTCGACCTCGTCGACCACGGCTGCTGAGAACCGCGGCCCGGGCCCGGCCCGGACCCGGGGTCACCCGCGCCGGCTCTCGGCGGCGGCGAACAGCGCGCCGCCGAGAGCCAGCAGCACCACGCTCGCGTAGACCTCGTAGCCGTCGAGGACGCCGATCCGCTGCACCACGCCCCAGTTCCAGTCGGTGAACTCGTGCACCAGACCGGCCACGCCTTGGATCACGGCCATCAGGCCCAGGAACTCCAGCAACTCCTTCATGCCGACGACCCTCGCCCCGCGGTCCCCCCACACGCATCGGCCGCGGGGCGAGCCCTGCCCGACGGAAGGCTCCGGTGCGCGCGGGCCCGGGCATCGAAAGTCGACGGCTTCGCGACTTCGGTCGCTCATCCCGCTCTCCCGGCCGCCGTGGCCGCCACCGCTGCGTAGATTCGTCGACCGTGAACAGTGACAAGCAGGCCACGACACCCCCCGCGTTCGCCAAGCGGCGCTGGGTGCTGCCGGCGGCGCTGGTCGAGGACATGTATCCGCAGTCGCGGCGGGCCGACGGACGACCGCGACGCACCGGGCGCGACTGGATCGTCGACTTCACCTGCTTCCTGCTCGCGGTCGGCGTCGGTCTGCTGGCCGCCGACACGCTCGACCAGGAGCCGAACCTGCCGCGGAGCATGGAGCTGGCCGACCAGGTGGTCGGAGCGCTGGCCTGTGCCGCGGTCTGGCTGCGGCGCCGGTGGCCGGTCGGGCTGGCCGTGGCGATGGTGCCCGTCTCCATGGTCTCGGCCACCTCGGGCGGCGCCGCGCTCCTTTCCCTCTTCACGCTCGCCGTGCACCGTCCCTTCCGCTACACCGCCTGGATCGGTGGCGCGAGCCTCGCCCTGATGCCCCTGTACTTCTGGATGCGGCCGGAACCCGACCTGCCGTTCCTGGCGTCGCTCGTCATCGCCTCCCTGCTCGCCGTCGCGATCGTCGGCTGGGGACTGCTCGTCCGCTCCAAGCGCCAGCTCCTGCTCAGCCTGCGCGACCGTGCCCGGCGCGCCGAGAACGAGGCGCGGCTGCGCGCGGAGCAGGCGCAACGACTGGCCCGGGAGGCCATCGCACGCGAGATGCACGACGTCCTGGCACACCGGCTGACGCTGCTCAGCGTGCACGCGGGCGCGCTGGAGTTCCGGCCCGACGCCTCCCGGGAGGAGGTGGCGCGGGCGGCCGGTGTCATCCGCGAGAGCTCGCACGAGGCCCTCCAGGACCTGCGGGAGATCATCGGTGTCCTGCGCGCCGGGGAGTCCGACGACGCGGGCCGCCCCCAGCCGACCCTCGCCGCCCTCGACGCCCTGGTCGCCGAGTGCCGGGAAGCCGGCATGAAGATCACCCTGGCCGGTCGGGTCACCGACCCCGCCGGTGTACCCGCCTCCGTCGGCCGCACCGCCTACCGCGTCGCCCAGGAGGCGCTGACCAACGCGCGCAAGCACGCCCCCGGCACCGAGGTCAGCGTCTCCGTCGCCGGGGCCCCGGGCGAGGGCCTCTCCCTGTCCGTGCGCAACGCCCCGCCCGTCGGCGAGGTGCCCCCCGTGCCCGGTTCCGGGCAGGGCCTCATCGGGCTGACCGAGCGCGCCACGCTCGCCGGCGGCACCCTGGAGCACGGCCCCACGTCCGAGGGCGGTTTCGAGGTACGGACACGGCTGCCGTGGGGCTGAGACCGTCCCGGGCGGCGGTCGTCGAAGGAACGGAGTCGGCCGGCGGCAACCGTGATTACGTATGGCCCATGACTGCGATCAGACTGCTCCTCGTCGACGACGACCCGCTCGTGCGGGCCGGGCTGTCCTTCATGCTGGGCGGCGCCGACGACGTCGAGATCGTCGGTGAGGCCGCCGACGGCGACCAGGTCGAGGCGCTCGTCGACCGCACCCGGCCGGACGTCGTCCTCATGGACATCCGGATGCCGGTGGTGGACGGCCTGACGGCGACCGAGCGGCTGCGCTCCCGCCCCGACGCCCCGCAGATCGTCGTGCTCACCACCTTCCACGCCGACGAGCAGGTGCTCCGGGCCCTGCGCGCCGGTGCCGCCGGCTTCGTCCTCAAGGACACCCCGCCGGCGGAGATCCTCGACGCGGTGCGCAGGGTCGCGGCCGGCGACCCCGTCCTGTCGCCCGCCGTGACCCGGCGGCTGATGGCGCACGCGGCCGGCGGCACCGCCGACACCAGGCGCACCCGCGCGCGTGCGCGCGTCACCGCCCTCAACGACCGCGAGCGCGAGGTGGCCGTCGCGGTCGGCCGCGGCATGGCCAACGCCGCCATCGCCGCGGAGCTCTTCATGAGCGTCGCCACCGTCAAGACCCACGTCTCCCGCATCCTCGCCAAGCTCGACCTGGACAACCGGGTGCAGATCGCGCTGCTGGCCCACGACGCGGGACTCCTGGACGAGTACGGCGAGGAAGCGCGCTGACGCCGGATACCGACGCGCCGTCGGCGGCGGACCACGAGCCCACGGCCCGCCCGCCTCACCACCGGCGCCCACGCCCCGCCGGAACACGTCCCGCCGCGCACCGCCGACGTGGCCGGTGCCCGGCCGACGGATGGCCGGAGCGCCCCCCAAAGGCCGGCGGGTGGCCGGCGGGTCCGCCCCACTGGGCCGGCGGGTGGCCGGCGGGCTGCCCACTGGGTCGGCGGGCCTGCACCGGGCCGGCGGGCCTGCACCGGGCCGGCGGGCCTGCACCGGGCCGGCGGGCCTGCACTGGGACGATGGGCCTGCACTGGGACGGTGGTGGTCGGAGGGCCCCGCCCGCTCGGCCGGCGGGTGGTCGAAGGCCCGCCCTCACCCCGTCGCGGACGCCCCGGCGCCGGGGACCTCCGCCGGCCGTACGGGTCTGCGCTCCCGCCGGGAGATCTCGCAGGCCTCGGCGATCAGCAGGGCCCGCAGCGCCTCGCGCCCGTCGCACGGATTGGCCCGCTCGCCGCGCACGACCTGAACGAAGGCGGCCAGCTCCGCCTCGTACGCGGGTCCGAACCGCTCCACGAAGCCGGTCCACGGTTTGTCCGCGGCGGGCGGCCCGGTCGGCTCCGTCGAGGCGATCGGCGTACGGTCGTCGAGGCCGACGACGATCTGGTCCAGCTCCCCGGCCAGCTCCATGCGCACGTCGTACCCCGCCCCGTTCAGCCGCGTCGCGGTCACCGTGGCCAGCGTGCCGTCGTCCAGCGTGAGCAGCGCCGCGCCCGTGTCCACGTCGTCGGCCGCGCGGAACATCGGCGGCCCGGCGTCCGACCCGGCGGCGTACACGTCGGTGACCTCCCGCCCGGTCACCCAGCGCAGGACGTCGAAGTCGTGGATGAGCGTGTCCCGGTAGAGCCCGCCGGACTGCGGCAGGTACGCGGTGGGCGGCGGCGCCTGGTCGCTCGTCACCGCCCGGACGGTGTGCAGGCGGCCCAGCCGTCCGGACCGCACCGCCTCGCGGGCCCCCGTGTAACCGGCGTCGAAGCGCCGCTGGAAGCCCATCTGGAGAACCGTCCCGGCGGCCTCCACCTCGGCGATCGCCTGGAGCGTGCCGGGCACGTCCAGCGCGATGGGCTTCTCGCAGAACACCGGCAGCCCCGAGCGCGCTGCCCGACCGATCAGTTCGGCGTGGGCCGCGGTGGCCGTGGTGATCACCACGGCGTCCACGCCCCACCGGAAGATCTCGTCCACCCCGGGGGCGGCCGTCTCGCCGAGCCGGTGGGCCAGGTCCTGGGCGCGCCCGAGGTCGGCGTCCGTGAGGATCAGGGACCCGACGTCGCGATGGCGGCTGAGCGTGTTGGCGTGAACGGTGCCGATGCGGCCCGTACCGATGACCCCGATGCGCATGGAATCAAAGTGGGCGCACAGCGCACGCCCTGTCAATGCGTATGTCCGGACAATCGAACTACACAACTTCCCGTCAACAGCGCACGGAGCTACGCTCGGGCCGTGCCGAAACCAGAAGTGGACCCGACCGTGTCGCTGGACCTCAGCGTGGATCGCAGCAGCCCCGTGCCGCTGTACTTCCAGCTGTCGCAGCAGCTGGAGGCCGCGATCGAGCACGGTGCGCTGACCCCCGGCAGCCTGCTGGGCAACGAGATCGAGCTCGCCGCGCGGCTCGGCCTGTCCCGGCCCACCGTCCGCCAGGCCATCCAGTCGCTCGTCGACAAGGGCCTGCTCGTGCGCCGCCGGGGCGTCGGCACCCAGGTCGTGCACAGCAAGGTCAAGCGCCCGCTCGAACTCAGCAGTCTCTACGACGACCTGGAGGCCGCGGGACAGCGTCCGGCCACGAAGGTGCTGGTCAACACCGTCGTCCCCGCGACCGCGGAGGTCGCCGCCGCGCTCGGTGTGGTCCAGGAGAGCGACGTGCACCGGGTGGAGCGGCTCCGGCTGGCGCACGGGGAGCCGATGGCGTACCTGTGCAACCACCTGCCGCCCGGTCTCGTCGATCTGGACACCGGACAGCTGGAGGCCACCGGCCTGTACCGGTTGATGCGCGCCGCCGGGATCACCCTGCACAGCGCCCGCCAGTCCATCGGCGCCCGGGCCGCCACCGCCGACGAGGCCGAA
This region of Streptomyces ambofaciens ATCC 23877 genomic DNA includes:
- a CDS encoding nucleotidyltransferase family protein, encoding MTDNEDQVAGVLLAAGGGRRLGGRPKALLEHHGHPLVEHAIAALRAAGCTRVHVVLGARAEEVRARAALDGCVLVDNPAWEEGMGSSLCAGLGSLAGTGARAALVSLVDQPGIGARAMARVRAGYRDETSLASAAYAGVRGHPVLLGAAHWAGVSATATGDRGARAYLREHEAEIALVECGDVALPYDIDTAADLHHLE
- a CDS encoding DUF5955 family protein yields the protein MLRSLGQGQVTVGDEDVRVTALRTAVSRLRRQLALLRADFPDRAVAEDELADLAAMTAHGVPEVSRLHRSLLLIVGAIGSVSALSRGLTEVRQAVELFGDPPRR
- the allR gene encoding allantoin degradation transcriptional regulator AllR, giving the protein MPTSSASTTDSARSATGGVQSLERAFDLLERMADAGGEVGLSELSASSGLPLPTIHRLMRTLVACGYVRQQPNRRYALGPRLIRLGESASRLLGTWARPHLARLVEETGETANMALLDGDEIVYVAQVPSKHSMRMFTEVGRRVLPHSTGVGKALLADFPADEVRALLGRTGMPAATEKTITTPDGFIAALADVRRQGYAIDDNEQEIGVRCLAVSVPNSPTAAAISISGPAGRVTEAATDRMVPLLQQVAAELSEALLASNGTPAA
- the allB gene encoding allantoinase AllB — translated: MSEAELVLRSTRVVTPEGTRAASIAVTGEKITAVLPYDAPVPAGARLEDVGDHVVLPGLVDTHVHVNDPGRTEWEGFWTATRAAAAGGITTLVDMPLNSIPPTTTVENLRTKREVAADKAHIDVGFWGGALPDNVKDLRPLHESGVFGFKAFLSPSGVDEFPHLDQEQLARSLAEIAAFDGLLIVHAEDPHHLAAAPQQGGPKYSHFLASRPRDAEDTAIAGLLAQAKRLGARVHVLHLSSSDALPLIAEARAEGVRVTVETCPHYLTLTAEEVPDGASEFKCCPPIREAANQDLLWQALVDGTIDCVVTDHSPSTADLKTDDFATAWGGIAGLQLSLPAMWTKARERGLGLEDIVRWMSANTASQVGLDGRKGAIAAGHDADFAVLAPDETFTVDPAALQHRNRVTAYAGKTLYGVVKSTWLRGRRVVADGAFTEPKGQLLDRA
- the alc gene encoding allantoicase; translated protein: MTAQQNPSLASFTGDANPYGGGDPYADYRTADLPFTQYANLADRQLGAGVVAANDEFFAQRENLLVPEPAEFDPEHFGHKGKVMDGWETRRRRGASAEHPWPTEDDHDWALIRLGAPGVIRGIVVDTAHFRGNYPQAVSVEGTSVAGSPSPEELLADDVKWTTLVPRTAVGGHAANGFAVLAEQRFTHLRLKQHPDGGIARLRVYGEVVPDPAWLTALGTFDVVALENGGQVEDASNLFYSPATNTIQPGRSRKMDDGWETRRRRDQGNDWIRYRLVDRSQIRAVEIDTAYLKGNSAGWASVSVKDGEDGEWREILPRTRMQPDTNHRFVLPETAVGTHARVDIFPDGGISRLRLFGSLTEDGAAHLAARHQELGG
- a CDS encoding SDR family oxidoreductase, which produces MNTNTLTHPTLPPLTGRTALVTGGSRGIGAATVLRLAREGADVALTYVNGKEAAEDVVRAVEALGRRAVALRADAGDADEAAGAVERAADALGGLDVLVNNAGVGLLGPVEGFSVGDLDRVLAVNVRGVFLTAQAAAARMTAGGRIITVGSCMAQRVPGPGGTLYAMSKSALIGLTKALARELGGRGITANIVHPGPIDTDMNPAGGPYAEGQAALTALGRFGTAEEVASTVAHLATAGYVTGAEFSVDGGHAA
- a CDS encoding ribonuclease, which translates into the protein MRFPPRAARLGAAAAVLSALLVGGTVSATTAGAAPAAVGDICLSDLPSQAHDTLDLIEQGGPYPFEQDGTVFQNREGILPDRSTGYYHEYTVITPGSDTRGARRIVTGEQTREDYYTADHYASFDLVDHGC
- a CDS encoding sensor histidine kinase, with the translated sequence MNSDKQATTPPAFAKRRWVLPAALVEDMYPQSRRADGRPRRTGRDWIVDFTCFLLAVGVGLLAADTLDQEPNLPRSMELADQVVGALACAAVWLRRRWPVGLAVAMVPVSMVSATSGGAALLSLFTLAVHRPFRYTAWIGGASLALMPLYFWMRPEPDLPFLASLVIASLLAVAIVGWGLLVRSKRQLLLSLRDRARRAENEARLRAEQAQRLAREAIAREMHDVLAHRLTLLSVHAGALEFRPDASREEVARAAGVIRESSHEALQDLREIIGVLRAGESDDAGRPQPTLAALDALVAECREAGMKITLAGRVTDPAGVPASVGRTAYRVAQEALTNARKHAPGTEVSVSVAGAPGEGLSLSVRNAPPVGEVPPVPGSGQGLIGLTERATLAGGTLEHGPTSEGGFEVRTRLPWG
- a CDS encoding response regulator transcription factor; this translates as MTAIRLLLVDDDPLVRAGLSFMLGGADDVEIVGEAADGDQVEALVDRTRPDVVLMDIRMPVVDGLTATERLRSRPDAPQIVVLTTFHADEQVLRALRAGAAGFVLKDTPPAEILDAVRRVAAGDPVLSPAVTRRLMAHAAGGTADTRRTRARARVTALNDREREVAVAVGRGMANAAIAAELFMSVATVKTHVSRILAKLDLDNRVQIALLAHDAGLLDEYGEEAR
- a CDS encoding Gfo/Idh/MocA family protein produces the protein MRIGVIGTGRIGTVHANTLSRHRDVGSLILTDADLGRAQDLAHRLGETAAPGVDEIFRWGVDAVVITTATAAHAELIGRAARSGLPVFCEKPIALDVPGTLQAIAEVEAAGTVLQMGFQRRFDAGYTGAREAVRSGRLGRLHTVRAVTSDQAPPPTAYLPQSGGLYRDTLIHDFDVLRWVTGREVTDVYAAGSDAGPPMFRAADDVDTGAALLTLDDGTLATVTATRLNGAGYDVRMELAGELDQIVVGLDDRTPIASTEPTGPPAADKPWTGFVERFGPAYEAELAAFVQVVRGERANPCDGREALRALLIAEACEISRRERRPVRPAEVPGAGASATG
- a CDS encoding myo-inositol degradation transcriptional regulator, whose protein sequence is MSLDLSVDRSSPVPLYFQLSQQLEAAIEHGALTPGSLLGNEIELAARLGLSRPTVRQAIQSLVDKGLLVRRRGVGTQVVHSKVKRPLELSSLYDDLEAAGQRPATKVLVNTVVPATAEVAAALGVVQESDVHRVERLRLAHGEPMAYLCNHLPPGLVDLDTGQLEATGLYRLMRAAGITLHSARQSIGARAATADEAERLGEDVGAPLLTMERTTFDDTGRAVEFGTHTYRPSRYSFEFQLLVRP